In one Epinephelus lanceolatus isolate andai-2023 chromosome 19, ASM4190304v1, whole genome shotgun sequence genomic region, the following are encoded:
- the brcc3 gene encoding lys-63-specific deubiquitinase translates to MAVSAVHLESDAFLVCMNHALSTEKEEVMGLCIGEVETTRIVHIHSVIILRRSDKRKDRVEISPEQLSAASTEAERLADMTGRPMRVVGWYHSHPHITVWPSHVDVRTQAMYQMLDQCFVGLIFSCFIEDKNTKTGRVLYTCFQSAQAQKGSEYERVEIPIHVVPREAIGKVCLESAVELPRILCQEEQDTYRKIHSLAHLDPVTKIHNGSVFTKNLCSQMSAVSGPLLQWLEDRLEQNKQSIVELQQEKERLLQELAAL, encoded by the coding sequence ATGGCGGTGAGCGCCGTCCACCTGGAGTCAGACGCCTTCCTGGTATGTATGAATCACGCGCTCAgcacagagaaagaggaagtgatgggTTTGTGCATCGGAGAGGTGGAGACTACCCGGATCGTCCACATCCACTCCGTCATCATCCTCCGCCGCTCGGACAAGAGGAAGGACCGGGTAGAGATCTCCCCGGAGCAGCTGTCAGCAGCCTCCACGGAGGCGGAGAGGCTGGCCGACATGACCGGCAGGCCGATGCGGGTGGTCGGCTGGTACCACTCCCACCCGCACATCACCGTGTGGCCCTCCCATGTTGACGTGAGGACCCAGGCGATGTACCAGATGCTGGACCAGTGCTTCGTGGGCCTCATCTTCTCCTGCTTCATAGaggacaaaaacaccaaaacggGCCGGGTGCTGTACACCTGCTTCCAGTCCGCGCAGGCGCAGAAGGGCTCCGAGTACGAGCGGGTGGAGATCCCCATCCACGTCGTGCCCCGGGAGGCCATCGGTAAGGTGTGCTTGGAGTCGGCCGTGGAGCTCCCGCGCATCCTGTGTCAGGAGGAGCAAGACACGTACCGGAAGATCCACAGCCTGGCGCACCTGGACCCGGTCACCAAGATCCACAACGGCTCGGTGTTCACCAAGAACCTGTGCAGCCAGATGTCGGCGGTGAGCGGGCCGCTGCTGCAGTGGCTGGAGGACCGGCTGGAACAGAACAAGCAGAGCATcgtggagctgcagcaggagaaggagaggctGCTGCAGGAGCTGGCTGCTCTGTGA